From a region of the Acidobacteriota bacterium genome:
- a CDS encoding GWxTD domain-containing protein yields the protein MRLFPASLSISIAAMMALGVLLGQSSRQEEAEDYYKKWIEQDVVYLITEDELEVFESLTTPEEKDAFIEQFWKRRDADLTTEINEYKEEHYRRIAFVNDRYGSGIPGWKTDRGRIYITFGPPDETEYHPGGNYKRKPWEGGGRTNVFPFEVWTYNYIPGVGQDVEVEFVDRSMTGEFKLALYPWEKDINLHVDGEGLTTAEKLGLASRAQRPGLHPGNLNNMDFMRRMMGVRRKDLPMERALQYFRLQRPPEIKQKELQKIVDARVSYQVLPLNLDASHIWIDESNALMPITMQIANKDLQFEQRDDRYLARVGVYGKVTSMTGEVIAEFEEVLNSQYAEHQLEAGRTQRSVFQKIVAAEAGRYKIELVAKDLNSGNLGTSTRSIFIPAMEADHLVASPVVLAERLDTLEGIPERPETFVIGDVRVIPSVTRKFHPDDDMGVYCQVHNVQIDQSTLSPSVEVEYEIQRNGRLQARFTDRSGSSINYASPRRMVLVRSIPLSDLKEGDYELIVRVNDLLSGQKVVTKSRFKIQGS from the coding sequence ATGAGACTTTTTCCTGCCAGTCTGAGCATCTCCATAGCGGCGATGATGGCCCTGGGCGTCCTGCTGGGCCAGTCATCCCGTCAGGAGGAAGCCGAGGACTACTACAAGAAGTGGATCGAGCAAGATGTCGTCTACCTGATCACCGAAGACGAACTGGAGGTCTTCGAGTCCCTCACGACGCCTGAAGAGAAGGACGCCTTCATCGAGCAGTTCTGGAAGCGGCGCGACGCCGACTTGACCACCGAAATCAACGAGTACAAGGAAGAGCATTACCGCCGCATCGCTTTCGTCAACGACCGCTACGGCAGCGGCATCCCCGGGTGGAAGACCGACCGCGGACGCATCTACATCACCTTCGGGCCTCCCGACGAGACCGAGTACCATCCCGGCGGCAACTACAAGCGCAAGCCCTGGGAAGGCGGCGGGCGCACCAACGTCTTCCCCTTCGAGGTGTGGACTTACAACTACATCCCGGGCGTGGGGCAGGACGTGGAGGTGGAGTTCGTGGACCGCTCCATGACCGGCGAGTTCAAGCTGGCCCTCTATCCCTGGGAGAAGGACATCAACCTGCACGTGGACGGCGAAGGCCTGACCACGGCTGAAAAGCTGGGACTGGCCTCGCGGGCCCAGCGTCCCGGACTCCACCCCGGCAACCTCAACAACATGGACTTCATGCGGCGCATGATGGGCGTCCGCCGCAAGGATCTGCCCATGGAGCGGGCCCTGCAGTACTTCAGGCTGCAGCGTCCGCCCGAGATCAAGCAGAAAGAGCTGCAGAAGATCGTCGACGCCCGGGTCAGCTACCAGGTCCTGCCCCTCAACCTGGACGCCTCCCATATCTGGATCGACGAGTCCAACGCGCTGATGCCCATCACCATGCAGATCGCCAACAAAGACCTGCAATTCGAGCAGCGGGACGACCGCTACCTGGCCCGGGTGGGCGTCTACGGCAAGGTAACCTCGATGACCGGCGAGGTCATCGCCGAATTCGAAGAGGTGCTCAATTCGCAGTACGCCGAGCATCAGTTAGAAGCGGGACGCACCCAGCGTTCGGTCTTCCAGAAGATCGTGGCCGCCGAGGCGGGCCGCTACAAGATCGAACTGGTGGCCAAAGACCTCAACAGCGGCAACCTGGGCACCAGCACCCGCAGCATCTTCATCCCGGCCATGGAAGCCGACCACTTGGTGGCTTCGCCGGTAGTGCTGGCCGAGCGCCTGGACACGCTGGAGGGCATTCCCGAGCGTCCCGAGACCTTCGTCATCGGCGACGTCAGGGTCATCCCCAGCGTGACCCGGAAGTTCCATCCCGACGACGACATGGGCGTCTACTGCCAGGTGCACAACGTGCAGATCGACCAGTCCACCCTCTCGCCCAGTGTCGAGGTGGAATACGAGATCCAGCGCAACGGACGCCTGCAGGCCCGTTTCACCGACCGCTCGGGATCTTCCATCAACTACGCCTCGCCCAGGCGCATGGTGCTGGTCCGCTCCATCCCGCTCAGCGATCTCAAGGAAGGCGACTACGAACTGATCGTGCGCGTCAACGACTTGCTTTCAGGGCAGAAAGTCGTCACCAAGTCGCGCTTCAAGATTCAGGGGAGTTGA
- a CDS encoding tetratricopeptide repeat protein has product MRSRPQPRRLRVFCSLLCWIGALGAGWPQAAGQEPQQSGRGESYYQLALEQFRQNQFRQANRLAQMALSQDEQNSAYHHLYGLTLAAVERPFEAVGHLQRAIQLEAGNPGLHNDLGVVLLRAGRNEEALSAFKQAVELDPDYLTARLYLGRLYHNSSRSDLAMEQFRAISLRDPRFPGVHYHLAKIYLNNGQPEDARDALLSEVRLYPQNALAQMELGEVLLQMGETDQGLTHLHTAKQLEPRLPRLHLLLAKGYRESGRMQEALEAALEEVRLQPQDAAARYLLAQLYRDSGEPEKAAEQLKKFQELRN; this is encoded by the coding sequence ATGAGAAGCCGCCCGCAACCTCGGCGCTTGCGGGTGTTTTGCTCCTTGCTGTGCTGGATTGGCGCATTGGGAGCGGGATGGCCCCAGGCGGCCGGGCAAGAGCCTCAGCAAAGCGGCCGCGGCGAGTCCTATTACCAGTTGGCGTTGGAGCAGTTCCGCCAGAACCAGTTCAGGCAGGCCAACCGCCTGGCGCAAATGGCTCTTTCGCAGGACGAACAGAACTCCGCCTACCATCATCTCTATGGACTCACCCTGGCCGCCGTTGAACGGCCCTTCGAGGCAGTTGGACACCTGCAGCGGGCCATCCAGCTCGAGGCCGGCAACCCGGGGCTTCACAACGACCTGGGAGTGGTGTTGCTGCGGGCCGGCCGGAACGAAGAGGCGCTGTCGGCCTTCAAGCAGGCGGTGGAGCTTGATCCCGACTACCTGACGGCTCGTCTCTATCTGGGACGCCTCTACCACAATTCCTCCCGTTCCGATCTGGCTATGGAACAGTTCCGGGCCATCTCCCTGCGCGATCCCCGCTTCCCCGGCGTCCACTACCACTTGGCCAAGATCTATCTCAACAACGGCCAACCCGAGGATGCACGCGACGCCCTTCTCAGCGAGGTCCGCCTCTATCCCCAGAACGCCCTGGCCCAGATGGAATTGGGGGAGGTGCTGTTGCAGATGGGTGAAACAGATCAAGGCCTGACGCATCTACACACGGCGAAGCAGTTGGAGCCCCGTCTGCCCCGGCTGCACCTGCTGCTGGCCAAGGGTTACCGAGAAAGCGGGCGCATGCAGGAAGCCCTCGAGGCGGCCCTGGAAGAGGTCAGGCTGCAGCCCCAGGACGCTGCCGCCCGCTACCTGCTGGCCCAGCTCTACCGCGATTCCGGAGAGCCCGAGAAGGCGGCCGAGCAACTGAAAAAGTTTCAAGAACTGAGGAACTGA
- a CDS encoding CRTAC1 family protein, with the protein MLSLFLLAGQVQFVDVAAQTGLDFQHVSGSPDKAALLDTMSGGVTWIDFDGDGSLDLYFVNGGTWEGLRSGSRSASNALFRNRGDGTFENVTARAGVEGLHWGMGAVAVDFDNDGDSDLYVCNFGPNHLFRNNGDGTFTDIAKQAGVDHAGWGSSAAWGDYDGDGNLDLYVVNYVDYEFEKAHQRSCNYRALKVHCGPKGMKGAADVLYRNKGDGTFADVTSASGVGAVKPSFGLGVIWGDTDGDGDPDLYVANDSMANLHFINQGDGTFKETALMAGTAFSEDGNAQAGMGIAMGDYDRDGQVDLYVTHFSDDHNTLYRNQGQGLFRDHSYASGLGFSSRQMLGWGTQFFDYDNDGWMDLFVANGHVYPQVDEFAIGTRYLQPKLLYRNDGQGFQNVTGSSGADLLVPSASRGAAFADYDQDGDIDIAINNLDGRPQLLRNEGGNQAGHWINVHLLAGEKSNRDAVGAVVTIETDSFRQSQEVQAGVSFQSGSDLRLHFGLAGHEKVNKMHVRWPDGSSQVFTDIAANRFYRLLQGESPRELKAAPGGKP; encoded by the coding sequence ATGCTTTCCCTTTTTCTGTTGGCGGGCCAGGTGCAATTCGTCGACGTGGCGGCCCAAACGGGGCTGGATTTTCAGCACGTGAGCGGCAGCCCCGACAAGGCTGCGCTGCTCGACACCATGAGCGGCGGAGTGACCTGGATCGACTTCGACGGCGACGGCTCGCTCGACCTCTATTTCGTCAACGGGGGCACCTGGGAAGGCCTGCGCAGCGGCTCGCGAAGCGCTTCCAACGCCCTTTTCCGCAACCGCGGCGACGGCACTTTCGAAAACGTTACCGCCCGCGCCGGAGTAGAGGGCCTGCACTGGGGCATGGGCGCCGTGGCCGTCGATTTCGACAACGACGGCGACAGCGATCTTTATGTCTGCAACTTCGGGCCCAACCACCTCTTCCGCAACAACGGGGACGGCACCTTTACCGACATCGCCAAGCAGGCCGGGGTGGACCACGCGGGCTGGGGATCCTCAGCGGCCTGGGGCGATTACGACGGAGACGGGAATCTCGACCTCTATGTCGTCAACTACGTCGACTACGAATTCGAGAAGGCCCACCAGCGCTCCTGCAACTACCGGGCTCTCAAGGTGCACTGCGGACCCAAGGGCATGAAAGGCGCCGCCGACGTTCTCTACCGCAACAAGGGCGATGGCACTTTTGCCGATGTGACGTCCGCTTCAGGCGTGGGCGCCGTCAAACCCTCCTTCGGCTTGGGGGTCATCTGGGGAGACACCGACGGCGACGGCGATCCCGACCTTTACGTGGCCAACGACTCGATGGCCAACCTGCATTTCATCAACCAGGGCGACGGCACTTTCAAAGAGACGGCCCTGATGGCCGGCACGGCATTCAGCGAGGACGGCAACGCTCAAGCCGGTATGGGCATCGCCATGGGCGACTACGACCGCGACGGGCAGGTCGACCTCTACGTGACCCATTTCTCGGACGACCACAACACCCTCTACCGCAACCAGGGCCAAGGACTCTTCCGCGACCACAGCTACGCCTCCGGACTGGGATTCTCAAGCCGCCAGATGCTGGGCTGGGGCACCCAGTTCTTCGACTACGACAACGATGGCTGGATGGATCTCTTCGTGGCCAACGGGCACGTCTATCCTCAGGTCGATGAATTCGCCATCGGCACCCGCTACCTGCAGCCCAAGCTGCTCTACCGCAATGACGGCCAGGGCTTCCAGAACGTCACCGGATCGTCCGGGGCCGACCTGCTGGTTCCTTCGGCCTCGCGCGGCGCGGCTTTCGCCGACTATGACCAGGACGGCGACATCGACATCGCCATCAACAACCTGGACGGGCGTCCTCAACTGCTGCGCAACGAGGGGGGCAACCAGGCCGGTCACTGGATCAACGTCCACCTGCTGGCAGGGGAAAAAAGCAACCGCGACGCGGTGGGCGCCGTGGTGACCATCGAGACGGACTCCTTTCGCCAGTCCCAGGAAGTGCAGGCGGGCGTCAGCTTTCAGTCGGGCAGCGACCTGCGGCTGCACTTCGGCCTGGCCGGCCATGAGAAGGTGAACAAGATGCATGTGCGCTGGCCCGACGGAAGCAGCCAGGTCTTCACCGACATCGCCGCCAACCGCTTCTACCGCCTGCTCCAGGGCGAGTCGCCGCGGGAACTGAAAGCAGCTCCGGGAGGCAAGCCATGA